The following are from one region of the Marinomonas sp. CT5 genome:
- a CDS encoding tripartite tricarboxylate transporter permease codes for MFDSILLGLNEVAHLNVIMAIVFGAIIGITIGSIPGLEPAGVIAILLPLSFSMDPLAGVMLLVGVYGGAWYGGAIPAILMNTPGTPVAVLTTYDGYPMSQRGEGKRALSIAYTSSFVGGIISVASLVFLAPVLAKVATKFGSPEFAMLALLGMTFVVLAHGKHVFSAAIMLGFGIFLGSVGLDRSFNTPIYTFGQTWLLGGVPLVPAVIGLFAMSQAFVLLSNKGPDSFETKLEGTGYFGGFVDLLKHKIVVIRSAALGVFMGLLPGVGEFGSQFFSYTLTQKFSKDPGSFGKGNPAGLISSETSNNAVTASVMVPLLAFGIPADALMAMLLAVFTVHNYTPGPTLFAERPEFISGLYISLFLMNIVAFIYLTFATRWMVKLTKISGKFIGAVILILGFVGSYSQNYQASDALIALFFAVIGYVLRRNGIPGIPIILGMVLGPVFLTRLKQSMGISNGDMTMFLTRPISVILLSLTVISISIFIIGKIRQSRG; via the coding sequence ATGTTTGACTCGATTTTATTAGGTTTAAATGAGGTCGCCCACTTAAATGTGATTATGGCGATCGTTTTTGGGGCAATCATTGGTATTACCATTGGTTCTATTCCTGGATTGGAGCCGGCTGGGGTAATTGCAATTTTATTACCCTTAAGCTTTTCTATGGATCCACTTGCTGGTGTGATGCTGTTGGTGGGTGTTTATGGTGGTGCTTGGTATGGAGGGGCTATTCCTGCGATTCTAATGAATACCCCTGGAACTCCCGTAGCAGTATTAACAACCTATGATGGTTATCCTATGTCGCAACGAGGAGAGGGGAAGCGTGCTTTATCCATCGCTTATACTTCTTCATTTGTTGGTGGAATTATTAGTGTTGCTTCCTTGGTGTTCTTGGCACCAGTTTTGGCGAAAGTAGCAACGAAATTTGGCTCCCCTGAATTTGCAATGTTGGCCTTACTCGGTATGACATTTGTGGTGCTTGCTCATGGTAAACATGTGTTTTCTGCCGCCATAATGCTGGGGTTTGGGATTTTTCTAGGTTCTGTTGGTCTAGATCGTTCATTTAATACGCCTATTTATACTTTCGGACAAACTTGGCTATTAGGCGGAGTACCTTTGGTGCCTGCTGTAATCGGGTTGTTTGCAATGTCACAGGCGTTTGTACTGCTGTCTAATAAAGGACCTGATAGTTTTGAGACCAAGTTAGAAGGAACGGGGTATTTTGGTGGCTTTGTTGATTTGTTAAAACATAAAATTGTAGTGATTCGTTCCGCTGCTTTGGGTGTGTTCATGGGCTTATTGCCTGGTGTAGGGGAGTTCGGGTCGCAGTTTTTTTCTTATACCTTGACGCAAAAATTCTCTAAAGACCCTGGCAGCTTTGGTAAAGGTAATCCTGCAGGTTTAATTTCTTCTGAGACATCAAACAATGCGGTCACCGCTTCTGTAATGGTGCCATTGCTAGCCTTCGGTATTCCTGCAGATGCTTTGATGGCGATGTTGTTAGCGGTGTTTACTGTCCATAATTATACTCCAGGTCCAACCTTATTTGCAGAACGTCCTGAGTTTATTTCCGGGCTTTATATATCATTGTTTTTAATGAATATTGTGGCTTTTATCTATTTAACTTTCGCGACACGTTGGATGGTTAAGCTCACTAAAATCAGTGGTAAATTTATTGGTGCTGTGATTCTTATTTTAGGTTTTGTGGGTAGCTATAGTCAGAATTATCAAGCTTCAGACGCTTTAATTGCCTTGTTTTTTGCTGTCATTGGTTATGTTCTACGACGTAACGGTATACCAGGGATACCCATCATCTTAGGCATGGTTTTAGGTCCCGTATTTTTGACGCGGTTAAAGCAGTCTATGGGGATTTCGAATGGTGATATGACGATGTTTTTAACACGCCCTATCAGCGTGATATTGCTGTCGTTAACAGTGATTTCTATTTCGATATTTATTATTGGGAAAATACGGCAGTCACGGGGTTAA
- a CDS encoding IclR family transcriptional regulator — translation MSSLNKMLNVLNIFGPNSLVINVDDIAKQLSLSRATAYRYVRELCDAGLLTRIDTSYTLGPRIIELDWMMRQHDPLISHGREVMAELSKSTGLTVYMSVFYDGHIINTHIESDIKKYGFTFGRGRPLPIFKGAQSKVLVALQKPNRLKKIYDEQIEPNDEYSLTWKEFNAETKKIRKDGFCITHDELNLGLTGIAAPILNLENDEIIGSIAFVGTTSSFELFRLDAVVERLKLATATIEKGAHLDNE, via the coding sequence GTGTCCAGTCTCAATAAAATGTTAAATGTCCTCAATATTTTTGGACCTAACTCCCTCGTCATCAATGTGGATGATATTGCTAAGCAACTGTCCCTTTCACGTGCCACTGCTTACCGATACGTACGTGAGCTTTGTGATGCAGGACTATTAACCCGTATAGATACTAGCTATACATTAGGCCCCAGAATTATCGAACTTGACTGGATGATGAGACAACATGACCCTCTTATTTCACATGGTCGTGAAGTCATGGCCGAGCTATCAAAAAGCACAGGTCTTACTGTCTATATGAGTGTGTTTTACGATGGTCACATCATTAATACTCATATTGAATCAGACATTAAAAAGTATGGCTTTACCTTTGGCCGAGGCCGCCCGTTGCCCATTTTTAAAGGGGCACAATCTAAAGTACTGGTCGCTCTCCAGAAGCCCAATCGCCTCAAAAAAATCTATGATGAACAAATTGAACCAAATGACGAATACAGTCTTACTTGGAAAGAATTTAATGCTGAAACCAAAAAAATCCGTAAGGATGGCTTTTGTATCACTCATGATGAGTTAAATTTAGGTTTAACAGGGATTGCCGCTCCCATTCTCAACCTTGAAAACGATGAAATTATTGGAAGCATTGCCTTTGTAGGAACCACAAGCTCATTCGAACTATTTCGCCTGGATGCAGTAGTAGAGCGTTTAAAGCTTGCGACTGCGACCATTGAGAAAGGCGCACATTTAGACAACGAATAA
- a CDS encoding aldehyde dehydrogenase family protein has product MNRHFKFLINGDWVEGNNSPFSVKNPATLETVATCANADKSQLDEAVKAAQTAFKSWSVSSHEERKSSLHKIGDELEARASEIAALIVAEQGKPFALAMGEVQAGVAWLRYTASQDIPVKVAEETDTKRIEIHHKPLGVVGSITPWNWPFMIAIWHIVPAVRAGNTVINKPSGLTPFSTITLVEIMNNHLPKGVVNIITGQSGIGSGITSHPQISKIVFTGSTETGQSVMRSAADNLKRLTLELGGNDAAIVLKGTDVEKVAGEIFAAAFLNMGQTCGAIKRLYVHESVYEDMCAALVSTANEQVVGNGMDEGVNFGPVQNKDQLELVASFVDDARKRGATILTGGQPLEGAGYFYPPTLVADISNDALLVKEEQFGPALPIIKFTDVNDVVEMANGVDVGLDGSVWGPDTAEATEIASRLECGTTFVNTHAKIQPNIPMGGCKMSGFGVEFGEEGLLEFTTLQVVHINK; this is encoded by the coding sequence ATGAATCGTCATTTTAAATTTCTTATTAATGGAGATTGGGTAGAAGGAAATAATTCGCCTTTTAGCGTGAAGAACCCAGCAACACTTGAAACTGTGGCAACTTGTGCTAATGCTGATAAATCGCAATTAGATGAAGCTGTAAAGGCGGCGCAAACTGCTTTCAAAAGCTGGTCGGTTTCTAGTCATGAAGAGCGTAAAAGCTCGCTCCATAAAATTGGTGATGAATTAGAAGCGCGCGCCAGTGAAATTGCTGCTCTGATTGTCGCTGAACAAGGTAAGCCTTTTGCTCTTGCAATGGGTGAGGTTCAGGCGGGGGTGGCATGGTTGCGATACACAGCTTCTCAGGATATCCCAGTAAAAGTAGCCGAAGAAACAGACACTAAACGCATTGAAATTCATCATAAGCCACTTGGTGTTGTTGGTTCTATTACCCCTTGGAACTGGCCTTTCATGATTGCTATTTGGCATATTGTTCCCGCAGTAAGAGCTGGGAATACTGTTATTAACAAGCCTTCTGGATTAACGCCCTTTAGTACGATCACATTGGTAGAGATTATGAACAATCATCTGCCTAAAGGTGTTGTAAATATAATTACTGGCCAAAGTGGCATAGGCAGCGGTATTACCTCCCATCCTCAGATTAGTAAGATTGTTTTCACTGGATCAACGGAAACGGGTCAATCGGTAATGCGTAGTGCGGCTGATAATTTGAAGCGACTTACGTTGGAATTAGGCGGGAATGATGCCGCGATTGTTCTAAAAGGAACCGATGTAGAGAAAGTCGCCGGCGAAATTTTTGCTGCCGCATTCCTCAATATGGGTCAAACCTGTGGTGCTATTAAGCGTCTTTATGTTCATGAGTCTGTCTATGAAGATATGTGTGCTGCATTGGTTTCTACTGCTAATGAACAGGTTGTTGGTAATGGTATGGATGAAGGTGTCAACTTTGGCCCGGTCCAGAATAAAGACCAGTTAGAATTGGTTGCGAGCTTTGTTGATGATGCGCGAAAACGTGGCGCGACGATATTAACGGGTGGCCAGCCACTTGAAGGTGCAGGGTATTTTTACCCGCCAACGCTTGTTGCTGATATTTCCAATGATGCTCTTTTAGTTAAAGAAGAGCAGTTTGGCCCTGCTCTTCCAATTATTAAGTTTACCGATGTTAACGATGTAGTTGAAATGGCTAATGGTGTCGATGTTGGATTAGATGGTTCTGTTTGGGGACCAGATACAGCAGAAGCTACAGAGATCGCTTCTCGTCTAGAGTGTGGTACCACCTTCGTCAACACTCACGCCAAGATTCAGCCAAACATTCCAATGGGCGGATGCAAAATGTCTGGCTTTGGTGTGGAGTTTGGTGAAGAAGGCTTACTGGAATTTACTACGTTACAGGTGGTTCACATCAACAAATAG
- a CDS encoding acetolactate synthase large subunit produces the protein MNGAEAIIKAAVDSGVEYCFANPGTTEMPFVAAMDSEPGFRPVLSMFEGVCTGAADGYGRVSGRPALTLTHLGPGFANGIANLHNARRANSPIVNLVGDHASWHVNYDPPLASDIESLARPVSTFFRTSKSVDRIVEDFAAAMRSAWQPSGSISTLVLPMDLQAKELSDRMPNVSILPPKRHFKTDYVEAVAERIKAGKRLVFIVGDNGLDEKGLKAAGRVGQLPGIKMFAETFPRISHRGGGLPDLDRLPYFPEKAIAELEKFDEVVCAGVVEPISYFGYEGLPSRLAEVDRLVTLAEVGEDVSGAMEALAELLNAPAHKDLTGTIPLPSANEALTPDSIGKVVATGLPDDCIVSIEGGTCGYPFFTESALSARHRVITNTGGAIGQGLPAGFGAALAEPGNTVVCLQSDGSAQYTIQTLWSIARENLPVVILIAANHKYNILQNELRRYGVKEFGSNSIALTVLDKPRVDWLSLAKGYGVEAVRVETNAELAHAFKAACDSKAPRLIEMSL, from the coding sequence ATGAATGGTGCAGAAGCAATAATAAAAGCCGCAGTCGACTCAGGTGTTGAGTACTGTTTCGCTAACCCAGGTACGACTGAGATGCCGTTTGTAGCTGCTATGGATAGTGAGCCAGGATTTCGCCCCGTTCTCAGTATGTTCGAAGGAGTATGTACTGGTGCCGCTGACGGCTACGGTCGTGTATCTGGACGCCCAGCGTTGACACTTACTCATTTGGGGCCAGGATTCGCCAATGGGATTGCCAATTTACATAATGCTCGTCGCGCAAATAGCCCAATCGTTAATTTAGTTGGGGATCATGCTTCTTGGCATGTGAATTATGATCCGCCGTTAGCAAGCGATATCGAATCTTTGGCTCGCCCTGTGTCTACTTTTTTTCGTACCTCTAAATCAGTTGATCGCATAGTTGAAGATTTTGCCGCAGCAATGCGTTCTGCTTGGCAACCTTCTGGGTCTATTTCAACGCTTGTTCTACCGATGGATTTGCAAGCCAAAGAATTATCAGATCGCATGCCAAATGTTTCTATTTTGCCTCCTAAGCGTCACTTTAAAACGGATTATGTTGAAGCTGTTGCTGAACGTATCAAAGCGGGCAAGCGTTTGGTCTTTATCGTTGGTGATAATGGACTTGATGAAAAAGGCTTGAAAGCTGCAGGTCGAGTTGGACAGCTTCCAGGCATTAAAATGTTTGCGGAAACTTTCCCACGCATTTCGCATCGTGGCGGTGGTTTGCCAGATCTTGATCGTCTGCCTTATTTTCCAGAAAAAGCTATTGCTGAATTAGAAAAATTCGACGAAGTGGTTTGTGCTGGAGTGGTTGAGCCAATCTCTTACTTTGGTTATGAAGGGTTGCCATCTCGTTTAGCCGAAGTGGATCGTTTGGTGACATTGGCGGAAGTAGGTGAAGACGTATCTGGAGCAATGGAAGCGTTGGCTGAATTGCTCAATGCGCCAGCTCATAAAGATTTAACTGGCACGATCCCTTTGCCAAGTGCAAATGAAGCATTGACGCCTGATTCTATCGGTAAAGTCGTTGCAACAGGTTTGCCGGACGACTGTATCGTATCTATTGAAGGTGGCACTTGTGGTTACCCATTTTTTACCGAGTCAGCTCTTTCTGCTCGTCATCGAGTGATTACCAATACTGGTGGTGCCATAGGTCAGGGTCTACCCGCAGGATTTGGTGCCGCATTGGCTGAGCCGGGCAATACCGTTGTGTGTTTGCAATCTGATGGTAGTGCTCAATACACCATTCAAACTTTGTGGAGTATCGCCCGCGAGAATCTTCCCGTAGTGATTCTTATCGCAGCTAACCACAAATACAACATCCTACAAAATGAATTACGTCGCTATGGAGTAAAAGAATTTGGTTCGAACTCCATTGCCTTAACTGTGTTGGATAAGCCCCGTGTCGATTGGTTGTCTTTAGCTAAAGGGTACGGTGTTGAGGCAGTTCGTGTTGAAACCAATGCAGAGTTAGCGCATGCCTTTAAAGCCGCATGTGATTCTAAAGCACCGCGTTTAATTGAAATGTCTTTGTGA
- a CDS encoding aldehyde dehydrogenase family protein, protein MTTMELFPEVKRFLENPKRLFIGGEWVDAQSGKSFTVENPATIQAIASVADAQADDVDRAVHAARSALEGEWGRVSASERTRFMLRLADLIEEDAENLGQIISLENGKPYSNAKNGEVVITASIIRYFAGWPSKIEGSTIPVSPRSGERMLNYTVKEPVGVCALIVPWNFPLSMCAWKLGPALATGCTAILKPAEQTPLSAIRLAELIERAGIPRGVVNVLTGFGAGAGAPLAAHPDVDKIAFTGSTNVGRLIAQSAVGNMKKVSLELGGKSPNIILPDADIIKAAKGAADGIFYNQGQVCTAASRLYVHESVLEQTLEELRKHAAAHVVGPGLDPRSTMGPLVSSAQFNIVKDYVDSAVSEGAELVCGGQKPSELGDGYFMPPTVFLDRQEQARIAREEIFGPVVTVMSWSDVDELVHRANDTPFGLAAGLWTNDLTQAHSIASRLKAGSVWINCWNVVDPASPFGGYKQSGWGREMGKNVIDAYTETKSVFVNLG, encoded by the coding sequence ATGACTACGATGGAACTGTTTCCCGAAGTAAAACGATTTCTAGAAAATCCAAAGCGCTTATTTATTGGTGGCGAGTGGGTTGATGCGCAATCCGGTAAATCTTTTACAGTAGAAAATCCTGCAACTATTCAAGCTATTGCAAGTGTTGCAGATGCTCAAGCTGATGATGTCGATCGTGCGGTCCATGCAGCACGAAGCGCGCTTGAAGGCGAGTGGGGGCGTGTATCGGCTTCAGAACGTACACGCTTTATGCTTCGCCTTGCCGATTTGATAGAAGAAGATGCTGAAAATTTAGGTCAAATTATCTCGCTAGAGAATGGTAAGCCTTATAGCAATGCGAAGAATGGTGAAGTGGTCATTACTGCTAGCATTATTCGTTACTTTGCTGGTTGGCCTTCAAAAATTGAAGGCAGCACCATTCCTGTTTCCCCACGCAGTGGCGAACGTATGTTGAATTATACGGTGAAAGAGCCTGTGGGAGTTTGTGCTCTTATTGTGCCTTGGAATTTCCCACTTTCAATGTGCGCTTGGAAATTGGGGCCGGCATTGGCAACGGGCTGTACAGCTATCTTAAAACCTGCCGAACAAACACCGCTTTCTGCTATTCGTTTAGCTGAATTGATTGAGCGTGCAGGTATTCCTCGTGGTGTTGTTAATGTTCTGACGGGGTTCGGTGCGGGCGCTGGAGCGCCACTCGCGGCTCACCCTGATGTCGATAAAATCGCTTTTACCGGTTCTACTAATGTTGGTCGTTTGATCGCGCAAAGTGCGGTTGGAAACATGAAGAAAGTGTCTTTAGAGCTGGGTGGTAAGTCACCTAATATTATTTTGCCTGATGCAGACATTATTAAGGCTGCTAAAGGTGCTGCTGATGGCATTTTCTATAACCAAGGCCAAGTGTGTACTGCTGCGTCACGTTTATATGTTCACGAGAGTGTGCTCGAGCAAACCCTTGAAGAGTTGCGTAAACATGCCGCTGCTCATGTTGTTGGTCCGGGACTGGATCCACGTTCAACCATGGGGCCTTTGGTCTCTTCTGCTCAGTTTAATATCGTCAAAGACTATGTTGATAGCGCCGTTTCTGAAGGTGCTGAACTTGTGTGTGGTGGTCAGAAGCCAAGCGAACTAGGCGATGGCTACTTCATGCCGCCGACCGTTTTTTTAGATAGACAAGAGCAAGCGCGTATTGCTCGAGAAGAAATTTTTGGTCCTGTCGTCACCGTGATGAGTTGGTCGGATGTAGATGAACTGGTTCATCGTGCCAATGACACGCCATTTGGTTTAGCGGCTGGTCTTTGGACAAACGATCTGACTCAGGCGCATTCCATTGCAAGCCGCTTAAAAGCTGGGTCTGTATGGATTAACTGTTGGAATGTTGTCGATCCTGCTTCGCCATTTGGTGGTTATAAGCAATCTGGGTGGGGACGTGAAATGGGCAAAAATGTCATTGATGCCTACACGGAAACCAAGAGCGTTTTTGTCAATTTAGGTTAA
- a CDS encoding SDR family oxidoreductase — MNLELQDKVAIVTGGGMGIGKDVAMFLAEEGCDVVICSRTLSVLEKTAEEISAATGRRVLPVVCDTTDMDSVEAMVATAAKEFGRIDILVNGAAAPSGVVRNSIEFANDYELLGDLDTKVIGYFRCAKAVVPYMKKQGFGRIVNIGGLTGRSSKVMSGMRNLAIVHMTKNLSDQLGPHGITCNIIHPGVVDTPHIQELYEREGKLQNKTPQEVEQGYIDVTPIRRTLAPVEIAWLIGFLVSPKAGAVTGESIGIDGGLTRGIFI, encoded by the coding sequence ATGAATTTAGAATTACAAGATAAAGTTGCCATTGTTACTGGCGGCGGTATGGGCATTGGTAAAGATGTGGCAATGTTTTTGGCTGAGGAAGGTTGCGATGTTGTTATTTGTTCTCGCACCCTGTCTGTTTTAGAAAAAACCGCTGAAGAAATTTCGGCGGCTACTGGTCGTCGTGTCTTGCCTGTTGTGTGTGATACAACGGACATGGACTCTGTGGAGGCAATGGTCGCAACAGCGGCAAAAGAGTTTGGTCGAATCGACATCTTAGTTAACGGTGCGGCGGCGCCTTCGGGTGTTGTGCGTAACTCGATTGAATTTGCTAACGACTACGAGTTATTAGGCGATTTGGATACTAAGGTAATTGGTTACTTCCGTTGTGCGAAAGCTGTGGTTCCTTACATGAAGAAACAAGGTTTTGGTCGCATTGTGAACATTGGTGGCTTAACGGGTCGTAGCAGCAAAGTCATGTCAGGTATGCGTAACCTTGCCATTGTTCACATGACGAAAAACTTGTCTGATCAGCTTGGTCCTCACGGCATCACTTGTAACATCATTCACCCTGGCGTGGTTGATACCCCTCACATTCAAGAGTTATACGAGCGTGAAGGCAAGTTACAAAATAAAACGCCTCAGGAAGTAGAGCAAGGCTACATTGATGTTACACCAATTCGCCGTACGTTAGCTCCCGTTGAAATTGCTTGGTTAATCGGTTTCTTGGTATCGCCAAAAGCCGGTGCGGTAACAGGTGAGTCTATAGGTATTGATGGCGGACTAACGCGCGGTATATTCATTTAG
- a CDS encoding VOC family protein: MKVKINRTHISLFVSDPDASADWYEDVLSMEKNARNGDEWVMMSFGDKHHDIALIRAPEGSAKGVIGLQHYGLEIDGDLTTLRRLYGMLLTKNVPIVKTTDHEVGIGLYFEDPDGNRLEFFLETEHDDELGKQRFRATDAPSRPLVLEPIFD, from the coding sequence ATGAAAGTGAAAATCAATCGTACCCATATATCTTTATTCGTATCCGACCCAGATGCCTCTGCAGATTGGTATGAAGATGTTTTGTCTATGGAGAAAAACGCTCGTAATGGTGACGAATGGGTAATGATGAGCTTTGGTGACAAGCACCATGATATTGCTTTGATTAGAGCGCCTGAAGGTTCTGCAAAAGGAGTGATTGGTCTACAGCATTATGGCTTGGAGATCGATGGCGATTTGACCACCTTGCGCAGACTCTATGGCATGTTGCTGACTAAAAACGTCCCGATTGTCAAAACTACGGATCATGAAGTAGGTATTGGACTGTATTTTGAGGATCCAGATGGCAACCGCTTAGAGTTCTTTTTAGAAACAGAGCATGACGATGAGTTAGGTAAGCAACGCTTTAGAGCGACCGATGCCCCAAGTCGTCCACTCGTACTTGAACCCATTTTTGACTAA
- a CDS encoding amino acid synthesis family protein → MKEANFGPYHIRKWFYHYEETLANETGKLADGEPVKKYVIAAAVHNPFANTYSEDLSSLINQSPELGKEFGRRINEVAGDNEIVSYGKSVLVGAFGEYEHGNAFLTNPAADPVRAAVGGGKSWVPSTGKVGAPGATIDVPLAHKDALYVRSHYDSIAVSFNDAPRNDEILIIWSFATRGRLHARLGGLEAKDVKGENGLV, encoded by the coding sequence ATGAAAGAAGCTAATTTTGGCCCATACCATATTCGTAAATGGTTCTACCATTACGAAGAGACCTTAGCCAACGAAACGGGCAAGTTGGCCGATGGTGAACCTGTTAAAAAATATGTTATTGCGGCAGCTGTTCATAATCCATTTGCTAATACCTATTCAGAAGATTTGTCTAGTTTGATCAATCAGTCTCCAGAGCTCGGCAAAGAGTTTGGTCGCCGTATCAATGAAGTCGCCGGTGACAATGAGATTGTTAGCTATGGTAAGTCGGTTCTGGTTGGCGCCTTTGGCGAATACGAACACGGTAATGCTTTTCTTACGAATCCAGCTGCTGACCCTGTACGTGCTGCTGTCGGTGGTGGTAAATCTTGGGTGCCATCAACCGGTAAGGTGGGTGCTCCTGGTGCGACCATCGACGTGCCATTGGCTCATAAAGATGCTTTATATGTGCGCTCTCATTATGACTCAATAGCCGTCTCTTTTAACGATGCGCCACGTAATGACGAAATCTTGATTATCTGGTCATTCGCTACTCGTGGTCGCTTACATGCTCGCCTTGGTGGGTTAGAAGCGAAAGATGTTAAAGGTGAAAATGGCCTCGTTTAG
- a CDS encoding alpha/beta hydrolase, producing MTMSSSSHFFTSDGLSLHYLKWGNGKVPVVMLHGLRGFAQTWQDLVDALGEDFTCYALDQRGRGDSDWGPAEDYNADTYVKDFTRFVDHLALDRFVLIGHSLGGQNAVEFARRHPDRVMAMVIEDIGPGSSKQGEGAERIRREMRNTPLSFASWEEAKAFWTKSRPNLTEQALQARLNHSFREKDNRVMWKHDQKGIAEARLSIEPIDLWPAFKAINCPTLLVKGGNSDFLSNQTVIEIMASNNDVVQTVQIDGASHYVHDDQPEKFNDSVVRFMKMVLTD from the coding sequence ATGACAATGTCGAGTAGCAGCCACTTTTTTACCAGCGATGGACTTAGCTTACATTACCTTAAATGGGGCAATGGCAAGGTACCTGTGGTCATGCTTCATGGTCTACGTGGCTTTGCTCAAACTTGGCAAGACTTAGTGGATGCTTTGGGTGAAGACTTTACTTGCTATGCGTTGGACCAGCGCGGGCGCGGGGATAGTGATTGGGGACCAGCAGAAGATTATAACGCTGACACTTATGTAAAAGATTTTACACGATTCGTTGATCATTTAGCGCTAGATCGCTTCGTCTTGATCGGTCACTCGTTAGGTGGACAGAATGCCGTAGAATTCGCGCGACGACACCCTGATCGTGTGATGGCGATGGTAATTGAAGATATTGGCCCCGGTTCTTCAAAACAAGGTGAAGGCGCAGAACGTATTCGTCGTGAAATGCGCAATACACCTTTAAGCTTCGCTTCATGGGAAGAGGCCAAAGCTTTCTGGACTAAGTCACGCCCAAACTTAACCGAACAAGCACTTCAAGCGCGTTTGAATCATTCGTTCCGCGAAAAGGACAATCGAGTGATGTGGAAGCATGATCAAAAAGGCATTGCTGAAGCGCGATTGAGCATTGAGCCGATAGATTTATGGCCCGCTTTTAAAGCAATCAATTGTCCTACTTTATTGGTAAAAGGTGGTAATTCTGACTTTTTATCCAATCAAACTGTTATAGAAATTATGGCATCTAACAATGATGTTGTTCAGACCGTTCAGATAGATGGAGCTAGTCACTACGTTCATGATGATCAACCTGAAAAATTCAATGACTCAGTGGTTCGGTTCATGAAAATGGTTCTTACAGATTAG